The DNA window AATCTGGCAGAATATTTGGATGGGCCAGTACGAACGGGTATTCTGTAAGCTGCAGATCACCGTTTTGGATTTCCTTGATTAATTCTACTCCACCGACAAGAGTAGCACCAGCATCAGTCGCTTCTTTCAAGACGTCTTGACCTTTGGCGAAAACAATAATGTTTCGATTCTCGTTGTGTTCGAACCTGTGTGGAATGGCAACCATTCTCTGAAAATTATCCACGAAACGAGTGATCTTTTCCGCTTGCATATTCAATTCTATGTGGGCGTAGAGCGGTGCATTCGGTACATTGTACATGGTCGGGTGATGCGTCTCTCGATGGCATTTGATAGCTTCTTCGACGGTATACACTCTCCATTTGTAGTATTTGCTTACCCAGCAATTATCAGTGGGAACCTGCTTCCAGCTATCGTCAATGTGCTTGTTGACTTGTTTCAAGTTCAATCTATAGtgaaattttagaatatttattgTAATAAAGTTGCATTAATAAATTCTACTTACTTTCCCTTATTTCTCATGTCATGTCGAATAAAACCGATTTTCTCCACtacttttttcacctttgcCTTACGTGCCTTTTCTCGAGTACCTTTACGAGCTGCCAGATCCACCGCGGAAATATGCAGCAAACGGGCGTTGATCATCAAAGCTGATTGGGATACGAGACGACTTAGCATTGTTCCCTTCAGAGTTAACATTGTGTATAATCGATAACTAGTACAATTAATAAACTAATTATCGAGAATTTAATTTCATAAATGCACACTCTTCTGTTCGGCAGCGACCATGCAACTTTTTTGTTTAGAAGAGCAAGAGGAATGGCAGTCAAAGAATGACGTTTTATCGCATAATTTTTCACAAGGGCATAATGATAATAGCAAAAGTTTAAACTTGTATTATgtacactgataaaaatatgTAGATTGATTTGGCACATATTTTTTGTGTGCAATTTTCATGATTCATCACGAGGGGAACATCACTTCAGAATTATTGTTTTATTCCGTTCAGTTTTACACGAATTCGTACTTTTTCCggcaattttagaaaattttgacaatGTTCTAGCAAATCGAGCATTGTTAagaaaaatcgaagaaattacaaaaaatctaTCCAATCTCGAgcaaattttgctcgaatttcgACGATTTTGAtggaactggcaactctgtatacTCAATGTTTGAATCTTTCAACATTTCTGgcaacaaaatttgtttttgttttgatttggtcatgcagttatgctgctggtaatgttttgttttggtttcatcGAGCACTGCAGCTGTCAAAACGTGAATTTCgagcatttcattttgtttttcatgacACATTTCAAATCATCTTCggccatttgaaactttttctgGCAATGTTGAAAATGCGAATCCATTTCGAACTAACTAATGTAAATCTTTATCAATCCGTTcagaaatataaattttatgttCATTTCATCAACAAATCAAGGAGTGTCGTTCCCCTCGATTCATCAGCCTTCCGTCACCAGTACAACAAGACGACAGaacgtcaaaattagttacATAGGCTCACACATTACACCAGCTCTCACACACAATATCAACAGCATGGAACGTTTTGACGCACAGAAcgtacccagttaagctcagccggaaatgaactgaaattccggctggttccagctcgtattccggctccagagacacaaccgattctaattagaaatTTACCGCGTGATGGGCAAACCctaataaacaaaaattatacacgaactttaacccatatagtgcaaCGATTTCACATAGTGCTTGGAtgataccaaatacaaatatgttaatacggaatgctctaACGATTTTTCGAGGACACATTTTATAACCCTGGTACACCGATAAAGGTACACTGTCAGAATGACAGTGTACTTTGATTAAATATTTAGAAATTGGCAGCCCTGCacctaaaaaaagaaaatcaccGTTACCATAGCTAttgattatttattattcaaagaatctgaaaaagAACCcgacaagatattgaatttgattattaaaatttaatgttttaaatAATATTTGTATTATTTTCAGGCGTTATTCCTGAAGATACATATTCAAGGGTCCTACGGACACTGAAAATAAGCAAGGTTTACTAAACTATCATTCTTTTTGTTGCAATTTCTACCACAGCTCTGAGCTTCCAGTATTGAAAAAAGGAATTCGAGATTTAAAATGCAAGCAAAAGCTGCCTAAAGTTGCCTACATTGTAATGTAGTCGGGAGTAATCAGATCTACGGTACAAAGCGTGAGTGAGGTAAACTCAAGAAAATATCAGATTGACATTGTCATCTTTCAACCTAAAATGCAACAATAGAGCACATGAACGACTTATGAACAAAAGTGCTTGATTTTGTGCAATTTGAAAGACTGCAGGTGATGTGCAATCCAAAACTAGGTTCTTCTTTATCCCTTGTGAAGCCAAACTATAAAAACCTCctttcgaaaatttcaaaacgaaaactcgatttttgatatttcgaGCGTTATTGCTACTTGCAGTTTTCTCCTACCGTCCCGGAAGATCAGATTTTAACATGCACCAAGGAAAATCCGATTACCTGGATGATTT is part of the Topomyia yanbarensis strain Yona2022 chromosome 1, ASM3024719v1, whole genome shotgun sequence genome and encodes:
- the LOC131676990 gene encoding large ribosomal subunit protein uL1m, with the protein product MLTLKGTMLSRLVSQSALMINARLLHISAVDLAARKGTREKARKAKVKKVVEKIGFIRHDMRNKGKLNLKQVNKHIDDSWKQVPTDNCWVSKYYKWRVYTVEEAIKCHRETHHPTMYNVPNAPLYAHIELNMQAEKITRFVDNFQRMVAIPHRFEHNENRNIIVFAKGQDVLKEATDAGATLVGGVELIKEIQNGDLQLTEYPFVLAHPNILPDLVVIRGLLKKSKFPNPRQGTLGVNIPEMIERFSHGIQYSATKDENQKDFGSIVACLGTLEMEDKHLEQNLSTLLLDVDSMRPKREGKFITRVLLKSPPSGETLKIDPFLYVPEEGKAAPKKGSAAEEAAEESDEEDEQKSAAVSN